Proteins from one Cellulosilyticum lentocellum DSM 5427 genomic window:
- the mgtE gene encoding magnesium transporter, with the protein MNKEIILQLINQKDFSTLKEQLHEMNPVDLATLLEALEERQLLITFRLLNKEAAAETFSYMNSLTRKLLIEGLTDQELKEVMDEMFLDDTVDIIEEMPANVVKRILKNTDEATRNSINTILNYPKDSAGSMMTIEYIHLKKDMCVSEAIERIRTEGIDKETIYTCYVTENRKLIGLVSVKDLLMSKDEDKVGDIMETNVIWTYTHEDRENVAKMFGKYDFLAIPVVDTEQYLVGIVTVDDAMDVIEEETTEDMTKMAAMSPSEESYFETSVLNHAKHRILWLLVLMLSATITGTIITTYEGAFSTIPLLVAFIPMLMDTGGNCGSQSSTLIIRGLALDEIKFKDFFKVIFKEFRISLIVSMVLATVNGLRIFLMYRDLTLAIVVGCTLVCTIVMAKVIGCILPLIAKKCKLDPAIMAAPLITTIVDTCSILVYFNIATLFFKL; encoded by the coding sequence ATGAATAAAGAAATCATTTTACAATTAATCAATCAAAAGGATTTTTCTACTTTAAAAGAGCAGCTTCATGAGATGAATCCTGTAGACTTAGCAACGCTTTTAGAAGCATTAGAGGAAAGACAATTACTTATTACTTTTAGATTACTTAATAAAGAAGCAGCAGCAGAAACTTTTTCTTATATGAATAGTTTAACGAGAAAATTGCTTATTGAGGGTCTTACAGATCAGGAACTTAAAGAAGTAATGGATGAAATGTTCTTAGATGATACAGTAGACATTATTGAAGAAATGCCGGCAAATGTGGTAAAACGTATTTTGAAAAATACAGATGAAGCAACTAGAAATAGTATTAATACCATTCTAAACTATCCTAAAGATAGTGCTGGAAGCATGATGACTATTGAATATATTCATTTAAAAAAAGATATGTGTGTTTCAGAGGCAATTGAACGTATTCGTACAGAAGGAATAGACAAAGAAACGATTTATACATGTTATGTAACAGAAAACCGCAAGCTTATTGGCTTAGTATCAGTTAAAGATTTATTAATGTCAAAAGATGAAGATAAGGTTGGAGACATTATGGAGACCAATGTCATCTGGACTTATACCCATGAGGACCGAGAAAATGTGGCTAAGATGTTTGGAAAATATGACTTTTTAGCTATACCTGTAGTAGACACAGAGCAGTATCTGGTAGGAATTGTAACCGTTGATGATGCTATGGATGTTATAGAGGAAGAGACAACAGAAGATATGACTAAGATGGCGGCTATGAGCCCTAGCGAAGAAAGCTATTTTGAAACTTCTGTATTAAATCATGCAAAACATCGTATTTTATGGCTTTTAGTGCTTATGCTATCTGCTACTATTACTGGTACCATTATTACCACATATGAAGGAGCCTTTTCCACTATTCCATTACTAGTTGCTTTTATTCCTATGTTGATGGATACAGGAGGCAATTGTGGGTCACAAAGCTCTACATTGATTATTCGTGGGTTAGCTTTGGATGAGATTAAGTTCAAGGATTTCTTTAAGGTTATTTTTAAAGAGTTTCGTATTTCATTAATAGTGAGTATGGTATTAGCCACTGTTAATGGACTTAGAATATTTTTAATGTATCGTGATTTAACATTAGCTATAGTCGTTGGATGTACCTTAGTATGTACAATCGTTATGGCAAAAGTGATAGGATGCATCTTACCGCTTATCGCTAAAAAATGTAAGTTAGATCCAGCTATTATGGCAGCACCATTAATTACAACCATTGTGGATACATGCTCTATTTTAGTGTATTTTAATATTGCTACGCTTTTCTTTAAATTATAG
- a CDS encoding Uma2 family endonuclease has protein sequence MPLAEQKRVYTYRDYLNWDGDKRIEILDGRLYMQAAPSRRHQEILSELHRQIANYLVGKNCKVYPAPFEVRLETIEISEQIINVFEPDLSIICDKNKLDDRGCKGAPDWIIEITSPSTARVDKIKKFNKYEEAGVKEYWIIEPEENIVSVFTLGDNKRYGRPEMYAGDEKVIVKTLESLEIDLETVFS, from the coding sequence ATGCCATTAGCAGAACAAAAAAGAGTATATACCTATAGAGACTATCTGAATTGGGATGGAGACAAAAGGATTGAAATCTTAGATGGTAGACTTTATATGCAAGCAGCACCCTCTAGGAGACATCAAGAAATACTATCAGAGCTTCATAGACAGATTGCAAACTATCTAGTGGGCAAAAATTGTAAGGTGTACCCTGCACCTTTTGAAGTTCGCCTTGAAACCATAGAAATATCTGAGCAGATTATCAATGTATTTGAGCCAGATTTAAGCATTATTTGTGACAAAAATAAATTAGATGATAGAGGATGTAAAGGTGCACCAGATTGGATTATAGAAATCACCTCACCATCTACAGCGAGAGTTGATAAGATTAAGAAATTTAATAAATATGAAGAAGCTGGGGTAAAAGAGTATTGGATTATTGAACCAGAAGAAAACATCGTAAGCGTATTTACATTAGGTGATAACAAACGTTATGGCAGGCCGGAGATGTATGCAGGAGATGAAAAAGTTATTGTAAAAACACTAGAAAGCTTAGAAATTGACTTAGAAACAGTATTTTCCTAG
- a CDS encoding type II toxin-antitoxin system death-on-curing family toxin: protein MKNIEFEQLVLFHEKIVAKTGGGSGVRDEGLLKSALCRGSMTFGGMDLYTPDERKIAAITHSLICNHGFLDGNKRIGVAVMSLLCKMNSIVLVYTQQELIALGLAIANGNKNEEEIFEWIVSHKN, encoded by the coding sequence GTGAAAAATATAGAATTTGAGCAATTAGTATTGTTCCATGAAAAAATAGTAGCAAAAACGGGTGGGGGTAGTGGTGTTAGAGATGAAGGCCTCCTTAAAAGTGCTTTATGTAGAGGGAGTATGACATTTGGGGGAATGGACCTATATACACCAGATGAAAGGAAAATAGCAGCAATAACTCATAGTCTTATTTGTAATCACGGATTTTTAGATGGGAATAAACGTATTGGTGTTGCTGTAATGAGTTTACTTTGTAAGATGAATAGCATTGTTTTAGTATATACACAACAAGAGCTTATAGCGTTAGGGTTAGCTATAGCGAATGGAAATAAAAATGAGGAAGAGATATTTGAGTGGATTGTAAGTCATAAAAATTAA